A single Tamandua tetradactyla isolate mTamTet1 chromosome X, mTamTet1.pri, whole genome shotgun sequence DNA region contains:
- the ZNF157 gene encoding zinc finger protein 157 isoform X1, giving the protein MESGQRPRVSMPANGKSPQRFPALVPGEHGGSFEESVSFEDVAVDFTQQEWQRLDFAQKAMHKDVMLENYSNLASVGLCVAKPEMIFKLERGEELWILEEESSSHSYPGSHSLLCGNNSVGRNALRHDENFLQSRKIQTLNQIVEYNGCGKVFHKKTGFVRHKRIHTGRKNFECHECGKTYCRKSNLIEHLRLHTGERPYECGECGKTFSASSYLIAHSKTHTGEKPFECNECGKSFGRKSQLILHQRTHTGERPYECNECGKTFSEKATLTIHQRTHTGEKPYVCSECGKTFRVKISLTQHKRTHTGEKPYECGECGKNFRAKKSLTHHQRIHTGEKPYKCGECGKFFRMKMTLNNHQRTHTGEKPYQCNECGKSFRVHSSLGIHQRIHTGEKPYECNECGNAFYVKARLIEHQRMHSGEKPYECGECGKIFSMKKSLRQHQKTHTGEKPYECSECGHAFYVKIRLIEHQRIHTGERPFECQECGKAFCRKAHLTEHQRTHLARSLS; this is encoded by the exons GAATCAGTGTCATTCGAGGACGTGGCTGTGGATTTTACCCAACAGGAGTGGCAAAGACTAGACTTTGCACAGAAGGCAATGCACAAGGACGTGATGCTGGAGAACTACAGCAACCTGGCATCTGTGG GCCTCTGCGTGGCCAAACCAGAGATGATCTTCAAGTTGGAGCGAGGAGAAGAGCTGTGGATATTAGAGGAGGAATCCTCCAGCCATAGTTACCCAG gatCTCACTCACTGTTGTGTGGCAACAATTCTGTTGGGCGTAATGCCCTCAGACATGATGAGAATTTCCTTCAGTCCCGGAAGATTCAAACTTTGAATCAAATTGTTGAATATAATGGATGCGGGAAAGTCTTCCATAAAAAAACAGGCTTTGTTAGACATAAGAGAATACACACAGGACGTAAAAATTTTGAATGTCATGAATGTGGAAAAACTTACTGCAGGAAATCAAATCTTATTGAACATCTGAGACTACACACAGGGGAGCGACCCTATGAATGTGGTGAATGTGGAAAAACCTTCAGTGCAAGTTCATACCTCATTGCTCATTCGAAAACCCATACAGGGGAGAAGCCCtttgaatgtaatgaatgtgggaaatctTTTGGCAGGAAGTCACAACTCATTCTACATCAGagaactcacacaggagagagaccctatgaatgtaatgaatgtggaaaaaccTTTTCTGAAAAGGCAACCCTCACGATTCATCAGAGAACTCACACAGGGGAGAAACCATATGTATGTAGTGAATGTGGGAAAACATTTCGTGTAAAGATTTCCCTTACCCAACACAAGCgaactcacacaggagagaaaccctatgagtgTGGTGAATGTGGTAAAAATTTCCGTGCGAAGAAATCCCTAACTCACCATCAAAGAATCCATACAGGtgagaaaccctataaatgtggTGAATGTGGGAAATTTTTCAGAATGAAGATGACTCTCAATAATCATCAGAGAACTCATACAGGTGAAAAACCCTATCagtgtaatgaatgtgggaaatctTTCAGGGTGCACTCATCTCTCGGTatacatcagagaattcacacaggagagaaaccttatgaatgtaatgaatgtggtaaTGCCTTCTATGTTAAAGCACGCCTCATTGAACATCAGAGAATGCAttcaggagagaaaccctatgagtgTGGTGAATGTGGAAAAATCTTCAGCATGAAAAAATCTCTTCGTCAACACCAAAAAACGCACACAGGAgaaaaaccttatgaatgtaGTGAATGTGGACATGCCTTCTATGTAAAAATACGTCTTATTGAACATCAACGAATTCATACAGGAGAGAGACCCTTTGAATGTCaagaatgtgggaaagctttttgCCGCAAAGCACACCTCACAGAACATCAAAGGACTCACCTAGCCCGGTCCTTATCTTGA
- the ZNF157 gene encoding zinc finger protein 157 isoform X2, with protein sequence MVDHLRLLLQESVSFEDVAVDFTQQEWQRLDFAQKAMHKDVMLENYSNLASVGLCVAKPEMIFKLERGEELWILEEESSSHSYPGSHSLLCGNNSVGRNALRHDENFLQSRKIQTLNQIVEYNGCGKVFHKKTGFVRHKRIHTGRKNFECHECGKTYCRKSNLIEHLRLHTGERPYECGECGKTFSASSYLIAHSKTHTGEKPFECNECGKSFGRKSQLILHQRTHTGERPYECNECGKTFSEKATLTIHQRTHTGEKPYVCSECGKTFRVKISLTQHKRTHTGEKPYECGECGKNFRAKKSLTHHQRIHTGEKPYKCGECGKFFRMKMTLNNHQRTHTGEKPYQCNECGKSFRVHSSLGIHQRIHTGEKPYECNECGNAFYVKARLIEHQRMHSGEKPYECGECGKIFSMKKSLRQHQKTHTGEKPYECSECGHAFYVKIRLIEHQRIHTGERPFECQECGKAFCRKAHLTEHQRTHLARSLS encoded by the exons ATTGTTGTTACAGGAATCAGTGTCATTCGAGGACGTGGCTGTGGATTTTACCCAACAGGAGTGGCAAAGACTAGACTTTGCACAGAAGGCAATGCACAAGGACGTGATGCTGGAGAACTACAGCAACCTGGCATCTGTGG GCCTCTGCGTGGCCAAACCAGAGATGATCTTCAAGTTGGAGCGAGGAGAAGAGCTGTGGATATTAGAGGAGGAATCCTCCAGCCATAGTTACCCAG gatCTCACTCACTGTTGTGTGGCAACAATTCTGTTGGGCGTAATGCCCTCAGACATGATGAGAATTTCCTTCAGTCCCGGAAGATTCAAACTTTGAATCAAATTGTTGAATATAATGGATGCGGGAAAGTCTTCCATAAAAAAACAGGCTTTGTTAGACATAAGAGAATACACACAGGACGTAAAAATTTTGAATGTCATGAATGTGGAAAAACTTACTGCAGGAAATCAAATCTTATTGAACATCTGAGACTACACACAGGGGAGCGACCCTATGAATGTGGTGAATGTGGAAAAACCTTCAGTGCAAGTTCATACCTCATTGCTCATTCGAAAACCCATACAGGGGAGAAGCCCtttgaatgtaatgaatgtgggaaatctTTTGGCAGGAAGTCACAACTCATTCTACATCAGagaactcacacaggagagagaccctatgaatgtaatgaatgtggaaaaaccTTTTCTGAAAAGGCAACCCTCACGATTCATCAGAGAACTCACACAGGGGAGAAACCATATGTATGTAGTGAATGTGGGAAAACATTTCGTGTAAAGATTTCCCTTACCCAACACAAGCgaactcacacaggagagaaaccctatgagtgTGGTGAATGTGGTAAAAATTTCCGTGCGAAGAAATCCCTAACTCACCATCAAAGAATCCATACAGGtgagaaaccctataaatgtggTGAATGTGGGAAATTTTTCAGAATGAAGATGACTCTCAATAATCATCAGAGAACTCATACAGGTGAAAAACCCTATCagtgtaatgaatgtgggaaatctTTCAGGGTGCACTCATCTCTCGGTatacatcagagaattcacacaggagagaaaccttatgaatgtaatgaatgtggtaaTGCCTTCTATGTTAAAGCACGCCTCATTGAACATCAGAGAATGCAttcaggagagaaaccctatgagtgTGGTGAATGTGGAAAAATCTTCAGCATGAAAAAATCTCTTCGTCAACACCAAAAAACGCACACAGGAgaaaaaccttatgaatgtaGTGAATGTGGACATGCCTTCTATGTAAAAATACGTCTTATTGAACATCAACGAATTCATACAGGAGAGAGACCCTTTGAATGTCaagaatgtgggaaagctttttgCCGCAAAGCACACCTCACAGAACATCAAAGGACTCACCTAGCCCGGTCCTTATCTTGA
- the ZNF157 gene encoding zinc finger protein 157 isoform X3, with translation MIFKLERGEELWILEEESSSHSYPGSHSLLCGNNSVGRNALRHDENFLQSRKIQTLNQIVEYNGCGKVFHKKTGFVRHKRIHTGRKNFECHECGKTYCRKSNLIEHLRLHTGERPYECGECGKTFSASSYLIAHSKTHTGEKPFECNECGKSFGRKSQLILHQRTHTGERPYECNECGKTFSEKATLTIHQRTHTGEKPYVCSECGKTFRVKISLTQHKRTHTGEKPYECGECGKNFRAKKSLTHHQRIHTGEKPYKCGECGKFFRMKMTLNNHQRTHTGEKPYQCNECGKSFRVHSSLGIHQRIHTGEKPYECNECGNAFYVKARLIEHQRMHSGEKPYECGECGKIFSMKKSLRQHQKTHTGEKPYECSECGHAFYVKIRLIEHQRIHTGERPFECQECGKAFCRKAHLTEHQRTHLARSLS, from the exons ATGATCTTCAAGTTGGAGCGAGGAGAAGAGCTGTGGATATTAGAGGAGGAATCCTCCAGCCATAGTTACCCAG gatCTCACTCACTGTTGTGTGGCAACAATTCTGTTGGGCGTAATGCCCTCAGACATGATGAGAATTTCCTTCAGTCCCGGAAGATTCAAACTTTGAATCAAATTGTTGAATATAATGGATGCGGGAAAGTCTTCCATAAAAAAACAGGCTTTGTTAGACATAAGAGAATACACACAGGACGTAAAAATTTTGAATGTCATGAATGTGGAAAAACTTACTGCAGGAAATCAAATCTTATTGAACATCTGAGACTACACACAGGGGAGCGACCCTATGAATGTGGTGAATGTGGAAAAACCTTCAGTGCAAGTTCATACCTCATTGCTCATTCGAAAACCCATACAGGGGAGAAGCCCtttgaatgtaatgaatgtgggaaatctTTTGGCAGGAAGTCACAACTCATTCTACATCAGagaactcacacaggagagagaccctatgaatgtaatgaatgtggaaaaaccTTTTCTGAAAAGGCAACCCTCACGATTCATCAGAGAACTCACACAGGGGAGAAACCATATGTATGTAGTGAATGTGGGAAAACATTTCGTGTAAAGATTTCCCTTACCCAACACAAGCgaactcacacaggagagaaaccctatgagtgTGGTGAATGTGGTAAAAATTTCCGTGCGAAGAAATCCCTAACTCACCATCAAAGAATCCATACAGGtgagaaaccctataaatgtggTGAATGTGGGAAATTTTTCAGAATGAAGATGACTCTCAATAATCATCAGAGAACTCATACAGGTGAAAAACCCTATCagtgtaatgaatgtgggaaatctTTCAGGGTGCACTCATCTCTCGGTatacatcagagaattcacacaggagagaaaccttatgaatgtaatgaatgtggtaaTGCCTTCTATGTTAAAGCACGCCTCATTGAACATCAGAGAATGCAttcaggagagaaaccctatgagtgTGGTGAATGTGGAAAAATCTTCAGCATGAAAAAATCTCTTCGTCAACACCAAAAAACGCACACAGGAgaaaaaccttatgaatgtaGTGAATGTGGACATGCCTTCTATGTAAAAATACGTCTTATTGAACATCAACGAATTCATACAGGAGAGAGACCCTTTGAATGTCaagaatgtgggaaagctttttgCCGCAAAGCACACCTCACAGAACATCAAAGGACTCACCTAGCCCGGTCCTTATCTTGA